From a single Prionailurus bengalensis isolate Pbe53 chromosome A1, Fcat_Pben_1.1_paternal_pri, whole genome shotgun sequence genomic region:
- the PCDH20 gene encoding protocadherin-20 has product MRGRGNARSSRALAVSWRPATWHPRLDMGRLSRPRSSTSHRSLPHLFLFFLFVGPFNCLASYSRATELLYSLNEGLPAGVLIGSLAEDLRLVPRAAGRQNQLPQLPERTLAERSPPLSFSLASRGLSGQYVTLDNRSGELHTSDQEIDREALCLEGGGGGAWGGSISISSSPSSDSCLLLLDVLVLPQEYFRFVKVKIAIRDINDNAPQFPVSQISVWVPENAPVNTRLAIEHPAMDPDIGTNGVQTYRLLDYHRMFTLDVEENENGERTPYLIVMGLLDRETQDQYVSIIIAEDGGSPPLLGSATLTIGITDINDNCPLFADSQINVTVFGNATVGTPVAAVQAVDRDLGTNAQITYSYSQKVPQASKDLFHLDETTGVIKLFSKIGGSVLQTHKLTILANGPGCIPAVTTALVTIIKVIFRPPEIVPRYIANEVDGIVYLKELEPINTPIAFFTIRDPEGKYKVNCYLDGEGPFRLSPYKPYSNEYLLETTKLMDYELQQFYEIAVVAWNSEGFHVKKIIKVQLLDDNDNAPIFLQPLLELTIEENNAPNAFLTKLYATDADSGERGQVSYFLGPDAPSYFSLDSVTGILTVSTQLDREEKEKYRYTVRAVDSGKPPRESVATVALTVLDKNDNSPRFINKDFSFFVPENFPGYGEIGVISVTDADAGRNGWVALSVVNQSDIFVIDTGKGMLRAKVSLDREQQSSYTLWVEAVDGGEPALSSTAKITILLLDINDNPPLVLFPQSNMSYLLVLPSTLPGSPVTEVYAVDKDTGMNAVIAYSIIGRRGPRPESFRIDPKTGNITLEEALLQTDYGLHRLLVKVSDHGYPEPLHSTVMVNLFVNDTVSNESYIESLLRKEPEINIEEKEPQISIEPTHRKVESVSCVPTLVALSVISLGSITLVTGMGIYICLRRGKKHHREDENLEVQIPLKGKIDLHMRERKPVAISNI; this is encoded by the exons ATGCGCGGCCGAGGGAATGCGCGCAGCTCGCGGGCCCTGGCAGTGAGCTGGCGCCCGGCGACCTGGCACCCGCGCCTGGATATGGGGCGTCTAAGTCGTCCCAGGAGCAGCACCAGCCACAGAAGCCTGCCG catctctttctgtttttcctcttcgTGGGACCCTTCAACTGCCTCGCAAGTTACAGCCGGGCCACGGAGCTTCTGTACAGCCTGAACGAGGGACTGCCGGCGGGGGTGCTCATCGGCAGCCTGGCCGAGGACCTGCGGCTGGTGCCCCGAGCCGCCGGGAGGCAGAACCAGCTGCCGCAGCTGCCTGAGCGCACCCTGGCTGAGCGGAGCCCCCCTCTCTCCTTCAGCCTGGCTTCCCGGGGACTGAGTGGCCAGTACGTGACCCTAGACAACCGCTCCGGGGAGCTGCACACTTCTGACCAGGAGATCGACCGGGAGGCCCTGTGTCtagaaggaggtggaggaggtgccTGGGGCGGCAGCATTtccatctcctcctccccttcctctgacTCTTGTCTTTTGCTTCTGGACGTACTGGTCCTGCCTCAGGAGTACTTTCGGTTTGTGAAGGTGAAAATCGCAATCCGGGACATTAATGACAATGCCCCGCAGTTCCCCGTTTCCCAAATCTCAGTTTGGGTGCCAGAAAACGCACCTGTAAACACCCGGCTGGCCATAGAGCACCCTGCCATGGACCCAGATATAGGCACGAATGGGGTGCAGACCTACCGTTTGCTGGACTACCATCGCATGTTCACCCTGGATGTGGAGGAGAATGAGAATGGGGAGCGCACTCCCTATCTAATTGTCATGGGACTACTGGACAGGGAGACCCAGGACCAGTATGTGAGCATCATCATAGCAGAGGATGGTGGGTCCCCACCACTGCTGGGCAGCGCCACCCTCACCATTGGCATAACTGACATTAATGACAATTGCCCTCTCTTCGCAGACTCACAAATCAATGTCACTGTGTTTGGGAATGCTACAGTGGGCACACCGGTTGCAGCTGTCCAGGCTGTGGATAGAGACTTGGGAACCAATGCTCAGATCACTTACTCGTACAGCCAGAAAGTTCCACAGGCATCCAAGGATTTATTCCATCTGGATGAAACCACCGGAGTCATTAAACTTTTCAGTAAGATCGGGGGGAGTGTTCTGCAAACGCACAAGCTCACCATCCTTGCCAACGGGCCAGGCTGCATCCCCGCTGTGACCACGGCCCTGGTGACCATTATCAAAGTCATTTTCAGACCACCTGAAATTGTGCCTCGGTATATAGCAAATGAGGTGGATGGTATTGTTTACCTGAAAGAACTGGAGCCTATTAACACTCCAATTGCATTCTTCACCATAAGAGATCCAGAAGGTAAATACAAGGTGAACTGCTACCTGGACGGTGAAGGACCATTTCGGTTATCACCTTACAAACCATACAGTAACGAATATTTGCTGGAAACCACAAAACTTATGGACTATGAGCTACAGCAGTTCTATGAAATAGCTGTGGTGGCCTGGAACTCTGAGGGATTTCatgtcaaaaaaattattaaagtgcAACTTTTAGATGACAATGACAATGCCCCTATTTTCCTGCAACCCTTGCTGGAACTAACTATTGAAGAAAACAACGCACCCAATGCCTTTTTGACTAAGCTCTATGCTACAGatgctgacagtggagagagAGGCCAGGTTTCCTATTTTCTGGGACCTGATGCCCCATCGTATTTTTCCTTAGACAGTGTCACAGGAATTCTGACAGTTTCTACTCAGCTGGAccgagaagagaaagaaaagtacaggTACACAGTCAGAGCTGTTGACTCTGGGAAGCCACCCAGAGAATCAGTAGCCACTGTGGCTCTCACGGTGTTGGATAAAAATGACAACAGCCCTAGGTTCATCAACAAGGACTTCAGCTTTTTTGTGCCAGAAAACTTTCCAGGATATGGTGAAATTGGGGTAATTAGTGTGACAGATGCTGATGCCGGACGAAATGGATGGGTCGCCCTCTCGGTGGTGAACCAGAGTGATATTTTTGTCATAGACACAGGAAAGGGCATGCTGAGAGCCAAAGTCTCTTTGGACAGAGAGCAGCAGAGCTCCTATACTTTGTGGGTCGAAGCTGTTGACGGGGGCGAGCCTGCCCTCTCTTCAACTGCAAAAATCACAATTCTCCTTCTAGATATCAATGACAACCCTCCTCTTGTTCTGTTCCCTCAATCTAACATGTCCTACCTGTTGGTACTGCCTTCTACTCTGCCCGGCTCCCCAGTCACAGAGGTCTATGCTGTTGACAAAGACACGGGCATGAACGCTGTCATAGCTTACAGCATCATAGGAAGAAGAGGTCCTAGGCCCGAGTCCTTTAGGATTGACCCTAAAACCGGCAACATTACTTTGGAAGAGGCATTGCTGCAGACAGATTATGGACTCCATCGTTTACTGGTGAAAGTGAGCGATCATGGTTATCCCGAACCTCTCCACTCCACGGTCATGGTGAATCTATTTGTCAACGACACTGTCAGTAACGAGAGCTACATTGAGAGTCTTTTAAGAAAGGAACCAGAAATTAACATAGAGGAGAAAGAACCACAGATCTCCATAGAACCAACTCACAGGAAAGTTGAGTCTGTGTCCTGTGTGCCTACCTTAGTAGCTCTGTCTGTAATAAGCTTGGGTTCCATCACACTTGTAACAGGGATGGGCATATACATCTGTTtaaggagagggaaaaagcaTCACAGGGAAGACGAAAATTTGGAAGTACAAATTCCACTCAAAGGAAAAATCGACTTGCATATGAGAGAGAGGAAACCAGTGGCTATTTCTAATATTTGA